In Pyrus communis chromosome 1, drPyrComm1.1, whole genome shotgun sequence, the following are encoded in one genomic region:
- the LOC137719470 gene encoding uncharacterized protein has product MNTVQITSCQPSNYFRNPSQSLRLSSNLYFLPNRAKCLVGASWKPKLNARIQQQCMAVLKNQQCGVVSKYHRSAPVCLLGGKGKNESGDEGSPWKALEKAMGNFKKEGSIEDVLRLQIEKNEFFEEKGGGRGGRGGKGSGGGGGGDGLGGSGGSEGEGFSGIMDETLQVVLATVGFIFLYVYIISGEEITRLAKDYIKFVFSGSKSIRLTRAMQKWGSFFRTLTEKKEYDKFWLEKAILTTPTAYDTPEKYRNLLRSNLEPDSDDDDDE; this is encoded by the exons ATGAACACCGTTCAGATAACATCCTGCCAACCTAGCAACTATTTCAGGAACCCATCTCAATCTCTCCGTCTCTCTTCTAATCTGTATTTTCTTCCAAACCGTGCTAAATGTCTCGTTGGAGCTTCATGGAAACcaaaacttaatgcacgaattCAGCAACAATGCATGGCCGTGCTGAAGAACCAGCAATGCGGGGTCGTATCTAAGTACCACCGATCTGCACCTGTCTGCTTATTGGGTGGCAAGGGAAAGAATGAAAGTGGTGATGAG GGTTCCCCCTGGAAGGCTCTTGAGAAAGCAATGGGTAATTTCAAAAAGGAAGGGTCAATAGAGGATGTGCTACGTCTTCAGATTGAAAAGAATGAATTCTTTGAAGAGAAAGGTGGGGGCAGAGGTGGCAGAGGTGGCAAAGGaagtggcggtggcggtggtggtgatggtttAGGTGGCTCTGGTGGATCAGAGGGTGAAGGCTTTTCTGGAATTATGGATGAAACACTGCAAGTGGTTCTAGCAACTgttggttttatttttctg TATGTTTACATCATCAGTGGTGAGGAGATTACTCGGCTAGCAAAGGACTACATCAAGTTTGTGTTTTCAGGGTCCAAGAGTATCCGTTTGACGCGTGCAATGCAAAAGTGGGGAAGTTTCTTCCGCACGTTGACTGAGAAGAAGGAATATGATAAGTTCTGGTTGGAGAAGGCCATTCTCACTACTCCAACTGCATATGATACGCCTGAAAAGTACCGTAATCTTCTTAGATCTAATTTAGAGCCAGATTCagatgatgatgacgatgaaTAA
- the LOC137735242 gene encoding uncharacterized protein: MATAEPAPLLDILVRGPEGFSLWNGPPFSNGQPGVKLENVSCTSTKFTEDGSTLMVIKSDSVISIYDCTSYREIKSFQIPNVLAAALSPRGTYLQTFQKFSTPQDKNVTLWRTDTGDSIYHQHQKNMTKATWPSIKFSSDEAVACRLATNEIQFFDVGDFSKAFINRLRVPGVAALELSKAPGSHVAAFVPESKGSPASIQIFACGKDPQSQPVARRSFFRCSTVQLNWNNGSTGLLVLVQSDVDKTNQSYYGESKLNYLTTDGSHEGLVPLRKEGPVHDVQWSHSGSEFAVVYGFMPAKATVFDKKCNPLLELGTGPYNTIRWNPRGKFLCLAGFGNLPGDMAFWDYIEKKQLGTTRAELSVTSEWSPDGRYFMTATTAPRLQVDNGIKIFHYNGSLFFKKMFDKLYQADWKPESPDRFGDIGELVKSIESLKVVETKPQGERSKNSQTSVKASTSNPPAQKPAAYRPPHAKVAAAVQAQLFGESPTETLSKNALRNKKKREKKKAGEATSGA, translated from the exons ATGGCAACTGCAGAACCTGCCCCGCTTTTGGATATCTTAG TTCGAGGACCAGAAGGATTCTCACTCTGGAATGGGCCCCCGTTTAGCAATGGGCAACCCGGTGTCAAGCTTGAAAATGTTTCTTGCACAAGTACCAAATTCACTGAAGATGGATCGACGCTCATGGTGATAAAATCTGATTCAGTGATTAGCATATATGACTGTACCAGCTACAGGGAGATCAAATCTTTCCAAATCCCAAATGTTCTTGCAGCTGCCTTGTCCCCACGTGGAACTTATCTTCAAAcgttccaaaaattctcaaccCCGCAGGACAAGAATGTCACCTTATGGAGGACGGACACTGGTGATTCCATTTATCATCAACACCAAAAGAACATGACAAAAGCTACATG GCCCTCAATTAAATTCAGCTCTGATGAAGCAGTTGCTTGTCGACTGGCAACAAATGAGATACAATTTTTTGATGTTGGGGATTTCTCTAAAGCATTTATAAATCGGCTAAGAGTTCCTGGAGTGGCTGCTCTTGAGCTTTCCAAGGCACCCGGCTCCCATGTGGCAGCTTTTGTTCCAGAATCCAAG GGGAGTCCTGCCAGTATCCAGATATTTGCTTGTGGAAAAGATCCACAGAGTCAACCTGTTGCTCGACGGAGTTTCTTCCGATGTTCAACAGTACAACTGAACTGGAACAATGGCTCAACTGGGCTTTTAGTTTTGGTGCAGTCGGATGTTGATAAAACCAATCAGAGTTACTATGGGGAATCAAAGCTCAATTACTTAACAACAGATGGGAGCCATGAAGGACTTGTACCTCTTC GTAAAGAAGGGCCTGTTCATGATGTTCAGTGGTCACATTCTGGATCAGAATTTGCCGTAGTTTATGGCT TCATGCCTGCAAAAGCTACCGTGTTTGACAAGAAGTGCAATCCTCTTCTTGAGCTTGGAACAGGCCCATACAATACTATCCGATGGAATCCAAGGGGAAAAT TTCTGTGTTTGGCAGGCTTTGGTAACTTACCTGGTGATATG GCATTTTGGGACTATATAGAGAAAAAACAGCTTGGGACAACTAGAGCTGAACTGTCTGTGACAAGCGAATGGTCTCCAGATGGACGTTATTTCATGACTGCAACAACAGCTCCCAGACTACAAGTTGACAATGG GATTAAGATTTTCCACTACAACGGATCATTATTCTTCAAGAAGATGTTTGACAAGTTGTACCAG GCTGATTGGAAACCAGAGTCACCAGACAGATTCGGTGACATTGGCGAACTTGTTAAGTCCATTGAGTCATTAAAAGTCGTAGAAACGAAACCTCAAG GAGAAAGgtcaaaaaattctcaaacttctgTAAAAGCTAGCACTAGCAACCCTCCTGCACAAAAGCCAGCTGCATATCGGCCCCCACACGCTAAGGTTGCCGCTGCTGTTCAGGCTCAG CTGTTTGGAGAGAGCCCTACGGA GACGTTGAGCAAGAATGCATTGCgaaacaagaagaaaagggaGAAGAAAAAGGCTGGTGAGGCTACCAGTGGCGCTTGA
- the LOC137708094 gene encoding signal recognition particle 14 kDa protein-like, whose translation MVLLQPDPFLNELTSMFEKSTEKGSVWVTFKRSSMKSKVQRNKMKTAGEEIDYRCLIRATLGNKTISTSVGPKEHQRFQSSYATVLKAHMTALKKRERKEKKKAAESDKKGGVKKPKRV comes from the exons ATG GTTCTTTTACAGCCGGATCCGTTTCTTAACGAACTTACTAGCATGTTCGAGAAAAGCACCGAGAAAGGTTCCGTTTGGGTTACCTTTAAACGAT CATCCATGAAGTCTAAGGTGCAGAGGAATAAAATGAAAACTGCCGGTGAAGAAATTGATTACCGATGCCTTATTCGTGCAACACTTGGGAATAAGACAATTTCTACTTCG GTTGGCCCGAAGGAACACCAGCGCTTCCAATCGTCATATGCAACTGTCCTAAAGGCTCACATGACAGCTTTAAAGAAGCGGGAgaggaaggaaaagaagaaggcTGCAGAATCAGATAAGAAAGGAGGTGTAAAGAAACCCAAGAGAGTTTGA
- the LOC137728108 gene encoding serine/threonine-protein kinase CDG1-like gives MTGLQLQSSQREAVIVAVDANRTKGSVEAVEWALKHVVKPADIFLVLGVFTTDHHAKKNSCFPFKLRMGFGVSGIWKRLESIDHEEVDPAELEEELKRKIGQYQSSLQPLYRQCSKNEVRLVLKFAAGFCPARLTINESHNLNTRWIVLDSHFKKRKVYLRGHVTCNVAVVKEKDFASLMLSNDTQPAEICQSKPNYYSAASKEHLGEEHSKGFNAYELRNRSAPTPYPQNPCCYPLSWRSGFPRVFSYNELEMITNGFADYNILAVVDGITVHQGILQETPVLVNSLKITNKGFWSVLEILSWVRHRNILNLVGYCSTGASAFLLFDLPCLGTVGINLQWDELAEKLDWRVRWSIALEIGGSLRYLHEECVDGPIVHKNVHASSVALSHGYSAMLCNFVYAEWLKGDIPPTRDLISKYDKLHFGDVHDYGKFLLELITGKCVSPVHDQGKDQSMIDGWKFASMMNDFSQQALPLLENGEFGKLKDCRLTETAGDARMVRNMAHAALRCLKVDSDHKLSISEAIAIVRGDEHPIFNH, from the exons ATGACCGGTTTGCAGTTGCAGTCATCCCAAAGAGAGGCCGTGATAGTGGCTGTCGACGCAAATAGGACTAAAGGAAGCGTGGAAGCCGTCGAATGGGCTCTCAAGCATGTCGTTAAACCTGCTGACATCTTCCTTGTTTTAGGAGTTTTCACTACTGATCACCATGCCAAGAAGAACTCTTGCTTTCCGTTTAAGTTGCGAATGGGTTTCGGCGTCTCTGGAATAt GGAAGAGATTAGAATCCATTGACCACGAGGAAGTGGATCCTGCCGAGCTTGAAGAAGAACTAAAGCGAAAAATAGGACAATACCAGAGTAGCCTCCAGCCTTTATATCGTCAGTGCTCAAAGAATGAG GTGAGGTTGGTGCTGAAATTTGCAGCCGGGTTTTGTCCGGCGAGACTGACAATTAATGAATCACATAACCTTAATACACGTTGGATCGTATTAGACAG TCACTTTAAGAAACGGAAAGTTTATCTACGTGGACATGTGACGTGCAACGTTGCAGTAGTAAAGGAAAAAGATTTTGCTAGCTTGATGCTATCGAATGATACACAGCCTGCTGAGATTTGTCAAAGCAAGCCAAATTATTATTCAGCAGCTTCTAAAGAGCATCTTGGGGAAGAACACAGTAAAGGTTTCAATGCTTACGAGTTGAGAAATAGATCTGCACCCACGCCATATCCTCAGAATCCTTGTTGCTATCCTCTATCTTGGAGAAGTGGTTTTCCTCGAGTGTTTTCTTACAACGAACTTGAAATGATAACGAATGGCTTTGCTGATTATAACATTTTAGCAGTAGTGGATGGCATAACAGTTCATCAGGGAATATTACAAGAAACACCTGTCTTAGTAAACTCTTTAAAGATAACAAACAAAGGCTTCTGGTCAGTCCTAGAGATCCTTTCCTGGGTGCGCCACCGCAACATCTTGAATCTTGTTGGGTACTGCAGCACAGGCGCTTCTGCATTCTTGCTTTTCGACTTACCTTGTTTGGGTACCGTTGGAATAAACTTGCAAT GGGATGAGTTGGCCGAGAAACTGGATTGGAGAGTGAGGTGGTCTATCGCTCTAGAAATAGGAGGAAGCTTGCGCTATCTCCATGAGGAGTGTGTTGATGGGCCTATTGTTCACAAAAATGTTCATGCTTCCAGCGTTGCTCTTTCTCATGGTTACTCCGCAATG CTCTGCAACTTCGTATATGCTGAGTGGCTTAAGGGTGATATTCCCCCAACTAGAGATTTGATATCCAA ATACGACAAGCTCCATTTTGGCGACGTACATGATTATGGGAAATTCCTACTGGAGCTTATTACTGGAAAGTGTGTAAGTCCCGTTCACGACCAAGGGAAGGACCAGTCCATGATTGACGGG TGGAAATTTGCAAGCATGATGAATGATTTTTCACAACAGGCACTGCCACTTCTAGAAAACGGTGAGTTTGGCAAACTGAAGGACTGCAGACTGACGGAAACTGCTGGTGATGCTAGGATGGTCCGGAATATGGCTCACGCAGCGTTGCGCTGCCTAAAAGTTGATTCAGATCACAAACTTTCTATAAGTGAG GCCATAGCCATTGTTCGAGGTGATGAACATCCGATTTTCAACcactga